The Monomorium pharaonis isolate MP-MQ-018 chromosome 5, ASM1337386v2, whole genome shotgun sequence genome includes a window with the following:
- the LOC105828179 gene encoding juvenile hormone acid O-methyltransferase isoform X1: MEKKEGRKMRSSIWPRFNNVITPIIMDMVEDYVSEGSIMQRRDAQDVLEEFNCELSKMRGRCLDIGSGPGEITKEMLLPLLPNDAEVVGADISEAMVEYARKKYSVDKRLSYIVLDIETSELPSDQVGRYENVVSFYCLHWCNDIWRAFDNIYKLLRPNGKALMMFIGHHCGFEAYLRLKQNPRYQFYLQDARRYVPYFQRRMCKDVRASLRKMLEDVGFEILHCSKREKSFSYSKQSLKNHVCAVNPFIKKMPDNMKGEFMDNLLSEIMKNVLIPRTLERKDDEQESIVLRYYLLIAYVQKPPAAD, encoded by the exons ATTACACCGATAATCATGGATATGGTTGAGGACTATGTGAGCGAAGGGAGTATCATGCAGCGTCGTGACGCCCAGGACGTTCTGGAAGAATTCAACTGCGAACTGTCGAAGATGCGAGGAAGGTGCCTCGACATCGGCTCAGGCCCAGGTGAAATTACCAAGGAGATGTTGTTGCCGCTCTTGCCGAACGATGCGGAGGTAGTAG GCGCAGACATATCGGAAGCGATGGTAGAATACGCCCGAAAGAAGTACTCCGTTGACAAGCGATTATCCTACATAGTACTGGACATCGAAACGTCGGAGTTGCCGAGCGATCAAGTCGGTCGATACGAGAATGTCGTGTCGTTCTACTgtttgcactggtgcaatgaCATATG GCGCGCTTTCGACAACATCTACAAGCTATTGCGGCCAAATGGAAAAGCGCTTATGATGTTCATTGGACATCATTGTGGCTTCGAAGCGTATCTACGACTCAAGCAGAATCCGCGTTATCAGTTTTATCTCCAG GATGCGCGCCGTTACGTGCCGTATTTTCAGAGAAGAATGTGTAAAGACGTAAGAGCGAGTCTGCGAAAGATGCTGGAAGACGTTggctttgaaattttgcatTGCAGCAAGAGGGAGAAAAGTTTTTCCTACAGTAAACAAAGTCTTAAAA ACCACGTGTGTGCTGTTAATCCTTTCATCAAAAAAATGCCCGATAATATGAAGGGTGAATTCATGGACAACTTATTAagtgaaataatgaaaaacgtTCTGATCCCGCGCACGCTAGAAAGAAAAGACGATGAACAAGAATCCATAGTATTGAGATACTATCTCTTAATAGCTTACGTGCAAAAACCACCAGCAGCTGATTAA
- the LOC105828179 gene encoding juvenile hormone acid O-methyltransferase isoform X2 — MDMVEDYVSEGSIMQRRDAQDVLEEFNCELSKMRGRCLDIGSGPGEITKEMLLPLLPNDAEVVGADISEAMVEYARKKYSVDKRLSYIVLDIETSELPSDQVGRYENVVSFYCLHWCNDIWRAFDNIYKLLRPNGKALMMFIGHHCGFEAYLRLKQNPRYQFYLQDARRYVPYFQRRMCKDVRASLRKMLEDVGFEILHCSKREKSFSYSKQSLKNHVCAVNPFIKKMPDNMKGEFMDNLLSEIMKNVLIPRTLERKDDEQESIVLRYYLLIAYVQKPPAAD, encoded by the exons ATGGATATGGTTGAGGACTATGTGAGCGAAGGGAGTATCATGCAGCGTCGTGACGCCCAGGACGTTCTGGAAGAATTCAACTGCGAACTGTCGAAGATGCGAGGAAGGTGCCTCGACATCGGCTCAGGCCCAGGTGAAATTACCAAGGAGATGTTGTTGCCGCTCTTGCCGAACGATGCGGAGGTAGTAG GCGCAGACATATCGGAAGCGATGGTAGAATACGCCCGAAAGAAGTACTCCGTTGACAAGCGATTATCCTACATAGTACTGGACATCGAAACGTCGGAGTTGCCGAGCGATCAAGTCGGTCGATACGAGAATGTCGTGTCGTTCTACTgtttgcactggtgcaatgaCATATG GCGCGCTTTCGACAACATCTACAAGCTATTGCGGCCAAATGGAAAAGCGCTTATGATGTTCATTGGACATCATTGTGGCTTCGAAGCGTATCTACGACTCAAGCAGAATCCGCGTTATCAGTTTTATCTCCAG GATGCGCGCCGTTACGTGCCGTATTTTCAGAGAAGAATGTGTAAAGACGTAAGAGCGAGTCTGCGAAAGATGCTGGAAGACGTTggctttgaaattttgcatTGCAGCAAGAGGGAGAAAAGTTTTTCCTACAGTAAACAAAGTCTTAAAA ACCACGTGTGTGCTGTTAATCCTTTCATCAAAAAAATGCCCGATAATATGAAGGGTGAATTCATGGACAACTTATTAagtgaaataatgaaaaacgtTCTGATCCCGCGCACGCTAGAAAGAAAAGACGATGAACAAGAATCCATAGTATTGAGATACTATCTCTTAATAGCTTACGTGCAAAAACCACCAGCAGCTGATTAA